The following coding sequences lie in one Cercospora beticola chromosome 9, complete sequence genomic window:
- a CDS encoding uncharacterized protein (antiSMASH:Cluster_9), whose amino-acid sequence MLNAIGLFNGILTIVGFSAGGSPQSRPGISVQIRAGYAPIGNDVNDLGGRIQSIWAFDGSNSLIGQSDGGKLDEGAYDAFTIGQDNPAKLAEYISLGNSDDGTCISWIKVSQVDNSPGNVWTGDVGAECGQRWYMGGQSAGRLPNGDTYMPRCTWFDSDFTDGTLSAGMKFRVRAYGAEAEETVSNDRQCNSTIFSRTTAPIPGEPAKRSVDVPRPQWILDRLVVSNITGEDAELLCSSKTSWGPDFVGADGKFCDMESKQLSQLCEVANVDGCVELDSAGQSLTKRTSVARREVKAVHKQYQHITYNSV is encoded by the exons ATGCTTAACGCCATCGGACTCTTCAACGGTATCCTGACAATCGTTGGCTTTTCGGCGGGTGGCTCCCCACAATCACGCCCAGGCATTTCCGTGCAAATCAGAGCTGGCTACGCACCAATCGGGAACGATGTGAATGATCTG GGAGGCCGCATACAATCTATCTGGGCCTTCGATGGCTCCAACTCCCTCATTGGCCAGTCTGATGGCGGCAAACTAGACGAAGGCGCATATGATGCGTTTACGATAGGTCAAGACAATCCTGCAAAGCTGGCCGAATACATCAGCCTCGGGAACAGCGATGATGGGACATGCATCTCGTGGATCAAAGTCTCGCAGGTGGACAACTCACCAGGGAACGTCTGGACGGGAGATGTTGGTGCTGAATGTGGTCAGCGATGGTATATGGGCGGCCAGTCAGCTGGGAGATTGCCGAATGGGGATACTTATATGCCTCGAT GCACCTGGTTTGACTCTGACTTCACGGATGGCACGCTGAGCGCCGGCATGAAATTCCGAGTAAGAGCATATGGAGCAGAGGCCGAAGAAACCGTCTCCAATGATAGACAGTGCAACTCAACCATCTTCTCACGAACCACTGCGCCGATTCCAG GTGAACCAGCAAAGCGTTCAGTCGATGTTCCTCGCCCGCAATGGATTCTAGACCGCCTCGTCGTATCGAACATTACGGGCGAGGATGCCGAACTTCTCTGCAGCTCCAAAACTTCGTGGGGACCAGACTTCGTGGGAGCAGATGGCAAGTTCTGCGACATGGAGTCCAAGCAACTTTCACAACTTTGTGAAGTTGCGAATGTGGACGGATGTGTTGAGCTTGATTCCGCTGGCCAGAGCCtgacgaagaggacgagtgTCGCTCGTCGCGAAGTCAAAGCTGTGCATAAGCAGTACCAACATATCACTTACAACTCGGTGTGA
- a CDS encoding uncharacterized protein (SMCOG1039:aldo/keto reductase family oxidoreductase~antiSMASH:Cluster_9), producing the protein MPLPTSFQLNTGTSIPSVGFGTFQAPPAEVEIAVQTALKAGYRHLDCASIYGNEDAVGRGLKASGTAREDVFITSKLWNNKHHPDDVEAALDRTLKDLGTDYVDLYLVHWPVVFKSGENPMPLDADGLFVLGNIPLSDTWAAMERLLATGKTRAIGVSNFSIRLLEDLLSKSKVVPAVNQIEAHPYLQQPDLLKYCKTNGILVQAYSPLGNNETNSPRCIDDPRVQALAKKAGLDVGQLLVSWAVQRGTVVLPKSVTKSRIESNFKITELSPEVFDAVTSLEKHHRYNFPARWGWNVFDELEEADVKRLARENGASNLALFAAA; encoded by the exons ATGCCTCTTCCAACTTCCTTTCAACTCAACACTGGAACTTCGATCCCATCCGTTGGGTTCGGGACGTTCCAGGCGCCGCCAGCTGAGGTCGAAATTGCTGTTCAAACAGCACTGAAAGCCGGATATCGACACTTAGATTGTGCTTCGATCTACGGAAATGAAGATGCCGTCGGGCGAGGATTGAAAGCTTCGGGAACTGCGCGAGAGGACGTTTTCATTACGAGCAAATTGTGGAATAACAAGCATCATCCGGATGATGTTGAAGCCGCGCTTGATCGGACTTTGAAGGACCTTGGAACGGATTATGTGGATTTGTATCTGGTACATTGGCCGGT GGTCTTCAAATCCGGTGAGAATCCTATGCCATTGGATGCAGATGGCTTATTCGTTTTGGGAAATATTCCACTCTCGGACACCTGGGCTGCGATGGAACGACTCCTTGCTACTGGAAAGACAAGAGCGATCGGCGTATCGAACTTCAGTATTCGGCTCCTTGAAGATCTGCTGTCGAAGAGCAAAGTCGTGCCAGCCGTGAACCAGATCGAAGCACATCCCTATCTCCAGCAGCCAGACTTGTTGAAGTACTGCAAGACAAACGGCATTCTTGTTCAAGCATACAGTCCTCTGGGGAACAACGAGACAAATTCTCCTCGTTGCATCGACGATCCACGCGTGCAAGCTCTCGCAAAGAAAGCCGGACTCGATGTCGGCCAGCTACTGGTCAGCTGGGCGGTGCAGAGGGGAACTGTCGTTTTGCCGAAGAGTGTGACGAAGAGTCGGATAGAATCGAACTTCAAAATCACAGAGCTCTCGCCAGAGGTTTTCGACGCGGTGACTTCTTTGGAGAAGCATCATCGATACAACTTTCCCGCAAGATGGGGCTGGAATGTCTTCGATGAGTTGGAGGAAGCCGACGTGAAGCGTTTGGCGAGAGAAAATGGGGCTAGCAATCTTGCTCTTTTCGCAGCGGCGTAA